One stretch of Streptomyces sp. 135 DNA includes these proteins:
- a CDS encoding aminopeptidase P family protein: MSTVPAPFTADDYRARMERAAATAAGAGLAGVIVAPGPDLVWLTGYRPTAVTERLTVLVLAAGQDPVLVVPTLEAPDAERAAGAPALTLRDWTDGKDPYAVTAPLLDASGRFAVSDNAWAMHLLGFQKALPGTSYVSLTEALPMLRAVKDAAELERLAAAGAAADAAYEEIQKVAFAGRKETDVAADLAALLRRFGHSQVDFTVVGSGPNGANPHHEAGERVIEHGDMVVLDFGGLLHGYGSDTSRTVHVGEPTDEERRVHDVVREAQAAGCAAVRPGAACQDVDRAARAVITDAGYGAHFIHRTGHGIGVTTHEPPYMIEGEEQPLVPGMCFSVEPGIYLPGRFGVRIEDIVTVTDDGGRRLNATAREMAIVD; this comes from the coding sequence ATGAGCACCGTGCCCGCGCCCTTCACCGCCGACGACTACCGGGCCCGTATGGAGCGTGCCGCCGCCACGGCCGCCGGTGCGGGGCTCGCGGGGGTCATCGTCGCCCCGGGGCCCGACCTCGTCTGGCTCACCGGCTACCGGCCGACGGCGGTCACCGAGCGGCTGACCGTCCTCGTGCTCGCCGCCGGACAGGACCCCGTGCTCGTCGTGCCCACCCTGGAGGCCCCGGACGCGGAGCGCGCCGCGGGCGCCCCCGCGCTGACGCTGCGCGACTGGACCGACGGCAAGGACCCGTACGCCGTCACCGCCCCGCTCCTGGACGCGTCCGGCCGCTTCGCGGTGAGCGACAACGCCTGGGCGATGCACCTCCTCGGCTTCCAGAAGGCGCTGCCCGGTACCTCCTACGTCTCCCTCACCGAGGCACTGCCCATGCTCCGAGCCGTCAAGGACGCAGCGGAGCTGGAACGCCTCGCGGCGGCGGGCGCGGCGGCCGACGCGGCGTACGAGGAGATCCAGAAGGTGGCGTTCGCGGGCCGCAAGGAGACGGACGTCGCCGCCGATCTGGCGGCTCTGCTGCGCCGCTTCGGGCACTCCCAGGTCGACTTCACCGTCGTCGGCTCCGGACCCAACGGCGCCAACCCCCACCACGAGGCGGGCGAGCGCGTCATCGAGCACGGCGACATGGTCGTCCTCGACTTCGGCGGCCTGCTGCACGGCTACGGCTCCGACACCTCCCGTACGGTCCACGTCGGCGAGCCCACCGACGAGGAACGACGGGTGCACGACGTCGTGCGCGAGGCCCAGGCCGCGGGCTGCGCCGCGGTGCGGCCCGGCGCGGCCTGCCAGGACGTGGACCGCGCCGCCCGCGCCGTGATCACCGACGCGGGCTACGGCGCGCACTTCATCCACCGCACCGGCCACGGCATCGGCGTCACCACCCACGAACCGCCCTACATGATCGAGGGCGAGGAGCAGCCGCTCGTGCCGGGCATGTGCTTCTCCGTGGAGCCCGGCATCTACCTGCCCGGCCGCTTCGGCGTGCGCATCGAGGACATCGTGACCGTCACCGACGACGGCGGACGGCGCCTCAACGCCACCGCCCGTGAGATGGCGATCGTCGACTGA
- a CDS encoding aldo/keto reductase has protein sequence MKQRFLGRTGLRVSELCFGAMMFGSGADEATSHRMLDAFTEAGGTFIDTADMYGRGVSEEILGRWLKGRRRDGLVIATKVFSTMGEAPNAGGLSRKHILSAVDASLRRLGTEYIDLYQTHVWDATTPVEETLSTLDTLVKAGKVRYLGASNHSPAQLQKALDVARARDWEPYCCLQPLYNLLARESEWELLPLSAAEGVGVIPYSPLQGGWLTGKFRRGMAAPPQGARGSGAWRERDTEETWRVIDALLAVAEEASRPPSQVALRWLLQRPGVTAPIVGARSVEQLADNLGCVDWELTPEQQERLTSASARPLPYPYDVLAYYPGREPRSGPRTDFA, from the coding sequence ATGAAGCAGCGATTTCTCGGCCGGACCGGGCTGCGCGTCAGCGAGCTGTGCTTCGGGGCGATGATGTTCGGCAGCGGCGCGGACGAGGCGACGTCGCACCGCATGCTGGACGCGTTCACGGAGGCGGGCGGCACGTTCATCGACACCGCCGACATGTACGGACGCGGGGTGTCGGAGGAGATCCTCGGCCGCTGGCTCAAGGGCCGCCGCAGGGACGGACTCGTCATCGCCACGAAGGTGTTCAGCACGATGGGCGAGGCACCGAACGCGGGCGGGCTGAGCCGCAAGCACATCCTGTCGGCGGTGGACGCGAGCCTGCGCCGCCTGGGCACCGAGTACATCGACCTCTACCAGACCCACGTATGGGACGCGACGACGCCGGTCGAGGAGACGCTGTCCACCCTGGACACCCTCGTGAAGGCGGGCAAGGTGCGCTATCTGGGGGCGAGCAACCACTCCCCCGCCCAGCTCCAGAAGGCCCTGGACGTGGCGCGGGCGCGCGACTGGGAGCCGTACTGCTGTCTGCAACCGCTGTACAACCTCCTGGCGCGCGAGAGCGAGTGGGAGCTGCTGCCGCTCAGCGCGGCGGAGGGCGTCGGCGTCATCCCGTACAGCCCGTTGCAGGGCGGCTGGCTGACGGGCAAGTTCCGGCGCGGCATGGCGGCGCCGCCGCAGGGGGCGCGGGGTTCGGGCGCCTGGCGGGAGCGGGACACCGAGGAGACCTGGCGGGTCATCGACGCGCTCCTCGCGGTCGCCGAGGAGGCGAGCCGGCCGCCGTCGCAGGTGGCGCTGCGGTGGCTGCTCCAGCGGCCGGGGGTGACCGCGCCGATCGTGGGGGCGCGGTCCGTGGAGCAGCTGGCCGACAATCTCGGCTGCGTGGACTGGGAGTTGACGCCCGAGCAGCAGGAGCGGCTGACGTCGGCGAGTGCGCGGCCGCTGCCGTATCCGTACGACGTCCTCGCGTACTACCCGGGCCGTGAGCCGCGCAGCGGGCCCCGCACGGACTTCGCGTAG
- a CDS encoding PDZ domain-containing protein codes for MEQTTLRPKPMPGRNTGRGGDSPGQSPCRDPEDHPGRNGRPYTARRRGRRLAAVLSGVLLAVLLLLSGVGIGTVGATVIGMSALAEMGQGASAPRPPAGDGNPVRQPEAPKPGAPKPGVVDPAAPQPAQPKSGPAKPTGAATLGIEAVDAPGDPGAGALIVGVHTPGPGHTAGLVRGDTLLTFGGTRVTSAAALASAVAAARPGRQVTVTVRHKDGSRQSLSARPGIVT; via the coding sequence GTCCCAAGCCGATGCCAGGCCGGAACACCGGCCGTGGCGGTGACAGCCCCGGCCAGAGCCCGTGCCGGGACCCGGAGGACCACCCCGGCAGGAACGGCCGACCGTACACCGCGAGACGCCGCGGCAGGCGGCTGGCGGCCGTGCTGTCCGGCGTCCTGCTGGCGGTGCTCCTGCTGCTCTCCGGGGTCGGCATCGGCACCGTGGGCGCCACGGTCATAGGGATGAGCGCGCTCGCGGAGATGGGGCAGGGAGCGTCCGCGCCGCGGCCGCCCGCGGGTGACGGCAACCCGGTACGGCAGCCCGAGGCTCCGAAGCCCGGCGCTCCGAAGCCCGGCGTCGTGGACCCCGCGGCTCCGCAGCCCGCGCAGCCGAAGTCCGGCCCCGCGAAGCCCACCGGGGCCGCCACCCTCGGCATCGAGGCCGTTGACGCGCCCGGCGACCCGGGCGCGGGCGCCCTGATCGTCGGCGTGCACACGCCCGGCCCCGGCCATACGGCGGGCCTGGTGCGCGGCGACACCCTGCTGACGTTCGGCGGGACCCGTGTCACATCGGCGGCCGCCCTGGCGTCGGCGGTCGCCGCGGCCCGCCCCGGCAGGCAGGTCACCGTGACGGTCCGCCACAAGGACGGCAGCCGCCAGTCCCTCTCCGCCAGGCCGGGCATCGTGACCTGA
- a CDS encoding M14 family zinc carboxypeptidase, whose product MAYQTGVSQLAVQRYPSVPELLLRARQLAALRPDLGALRQIGVSRAGRPLHLLSVGRAPRAVLVVAGAHANEPTGGSTLLHLAERTLRDPRLRADTSWHFLLCADPDGASLHRTPAPRTLLDYHRNFFRPAGPEQPEWSPSVLPPHRLPPETRALTGVIDELRPYLQVSLHGTDLGGSWVQLTEDIPGLAEPFAKSAAELHIPVETGASDAAGWPVSGPGVHVLPGPEVGAAYPSLPEDARLTTWHHAHRYGGRTAIVEVPMWASDLVADPAAHPAPGPAMRALARRLRRDGRLVDEILGEALPRLAGADGPLLRAARWALALAPGLADDWGRLPPADTTMAYIGSVDAFGRRVPLRAAAMLLRVLVEADDRAAPRLDRLVTRWSEAFAERFRARWVPLEHQVEHQSRTTVAAACHARVGLG is encoded by the coding sequence GTGGCGTACCAGACGGGGGTGAGTCAACTGGCGGTGCAGCGTTATCCCAGCGTCCCCGAACTCCTCCTCCGCGCACGGCAGTTGGCGGCTCTCCGTCCCGATCTGGGCGCCTTGCGTCAGATCGGCGTCTCGCGCGCCGGGCGGCCCCTGCATCTGCTGTCCGTGGGGCGGGCCCCGCGCGCGGTGCTGGTCGTCGCGGGGGCGCACGCCAATGAGCCGACCGGCGGCTCGACCCTCCTGCATCTCGCGGAGCGCACGCTGCGGGATCCGCGGCTGCGGGCCGACACCTCCTGGCACTTCCTGCTCTGCGCGGATCCGGACGGGGCGAGTCTGCACCGCACGCCCGCTCCGCGCACACTGCTCGACTACCACCGGAACTTCTTCCGGCCCGCGGGTCCGGAGCAGCCCGAGTGGTCGCCGTCGGTGCTGCCGCCGCACCGGCTGCCTCCCGAGACACGCGCGTTGACGGGGGTCATCGACGAGCTTCGGCCGTATTTGCAGGTCTCTCTGCACGGGACGGACCTGGGCGGCAGCTGGGTGCAGCTGACCGAGGACATCCCGGGGCTCGCCGAGCCGTTCGCCAAGTCGGCGGCGGAGTTGCACATCCCGGTGGAAACGGGCGCGTCGGACGCGGCGGGGTGGCCGGTCTCCGGCCCCGGCGTCCACGTGCTGCCCGGCCCGGAGGTGGGCGCGGCCTATCCGAGCCTGCCGGAGGACGCCCGGCTCACCACCTGGCACCACGCCCACCGGTACGGCGGGCGTACGGCGATCGTCGAGGTGCCGATGTGGGCGAGTGATCTCGTCGCCGATCCGGCGGCGCATCCGGCGCCGGGTCCCGCCATGCGGGCGCTCGCGCGGCGGCTGCGCAGGGACGGGCGGCTCGTCGACGAGATCCTGGGGGAGGCGCTGCCCCGGCTGGCCGGTGCCGACGGGCCGTTGCTGCGGGCGGCCCGCTGGGCGCTGGCGCTGGCGCCGGGCCTCGCCGACGACTGGGGGCGGCTGCCGCCCGCGGACACGACCATGGCGTACATCGGGAGCGTGGACGCCTTCGGACGGCGGGTGCCGTTGCGGGCGGCGGCGATGCTGCTGCGGGTCCTGGTCGAGGCGGACGACCGGGCGGCGCCGCGCCTCGACCGGCTCGTGACGCGGTGGAGCGAGGCGTTCGCGGAGCGGTTCAGGGCCCGGTGGGTGCCGTTGGAGCATCAGGTGGAGCACCAGTCGCGGACCACGGTCGCCGCCGCGTGTCACGCGCGCGTGGGGCTCGGCTGA
- a CDS encoding MFS transporter has protein sequence MAHSTRDRTRDSTRDAYRTVIAMTGPLLPVISFFGRLPVAMIQFGSVLLVTETSGSLATGGVVACALALGQVALGPYVGRLADRHGQRAVVLAFSLVNAVAIAVYTAGVVADLPTPALVALGLLAGATIPGIGPLARARVVPLIRAKGGDDRLANTVLSLESTMDELSFVLGPALVGLAAVAGHPAYAFGMAALLVAGCGTAFALHPTGRTARRGAAREPARARGAAVRPRLPRSVYVVRLGLVFLGVLLGACGAGITALTQELGQPGQAGLVYAAMGVMSAVVGLSMAALPERFGLLARWRAATAAAALLSLPLVWTDSLAGLYAVVTLFGAVYAPNLITGFALTERAVPQERLAEGMTFAASAFVGGQAVTLAVAGRLAEAHGAGAAFALGSCAAAVAFGIALMARPARHEKPGEAPEEAPTGAAA, from the coding sequence ATGGCTCACAGCACGCGGGACAGGACACGGGACAGCACACGGGACGCGTATCGCACAGTGATCGCCATGACGGGGCCGCTGCTGCCCGTCATCTCGTTCTTCGGCAGGCTCCCCGTGGCCATGATCCAGTTCGGCAGCGTGCTCCTGGTCACCGAGACCAGCGGATCACTGGCCACCGGCGGCGTCGTCGCCTGCGCGCTGGCGCTCGGCCAGGTCGCCCTCGGGCCGTACGTCGGCCGCCTCGCCGACCGGCACGGACAGCGCGCCGTCGTGCTCGCCTTCTCGCTCGTCAACGCCGTGGCGATCGCCGTCTACACCGCGGGCGTCGTCGCGGACCTGCCCACGCCGGCCCTCGTCGCCCTGGGCCTGCTCGCCGGCGCGACGATCCCCGGGATCGGCCCCCTCGCCAGGGCCCGCGTCGTCCCGCTGATCCGCGCCAAGGGCGGCGACGACCGGCTCGCGAACACCGTGCTGTCCCTGGAGAGCACCATGGACGAGCTCTCCTTCGTGCTCGGACCCGCCCTCGTGGGCCTGGCGGCCGTCGCGGGCCACCCGGCGTACGCGTTCGGCATGGCGGCGCTCCTGGTCGCCGGCTGCGGGACGGCCTTCGCCCTGCACCCGACGGGACGCACCGCGCGGCGCGGCGCCGCGCGGGAGCCGGCACGCGCGCGTGGGGCGGCGGTACGGCCCCGGCTGCCGCGTTCGGTGTACGTGGTGCGGCTCGGCCTGGTCTTCCTCGGCGTGCTGCTCGGCGCCTGCGGGGCGGGGATCACGGCGCTGACGCAGGAGCTGGGGCAGCCGGGCCAGGCCGGTCTTGTCTATGCCGCGATGGGTGTCATGAGCGCCGTGGTGGGGCTCTCCATGGCCGCGCTGCCCGAACGCTTCGGGCTGCTCGCGCGCTGGAGGGCGGCGACGGCCGCCGCCGCGCTCCTGTCACTGCCCCTGGTGTGGACGGACAGCCTGGCGGGCCTCTACGCAGTGGTCACCTTGTTCGGCGCGGTCTACGCCCCGAACCTCATCACGGGCTTCGCGCTGACCGAGCGCGCCGTGCCGCAGGAGAGGCTCGCGGAGGGCATGACGTTCGCGGCGAGCGCGTTCGTGGGCGGCCAGGCGGTGACGCTGGCGGTGGCGGGACGCCTGGCGGAGGCGCACGGCGCGGGGGCCGCCTTCGCCCTGGGCAGCTGCGCCGCGGCCGTCGCGTTCGGCATCGCGCTGATGGCCCGCCCCGCCCGTCACGAGAAGCCCGGAGAAGCCCCTGAAGAGGCCCCCACGGGGGCGGCGGCCTGA
- the treY gene encoding malto-oligosyltrehalose synthase, which yields MTPEHSRPAVPPSPTATYRLQLQPDFPFAAAEAAVPYLASLGVSHLHLSPVLEAVPGSTHGYDVVDHARVRDELGGEDGLRSLARVAREAGLGLVVDIVPNHMAAVPRYNRALWEVLREGPASPYARWFDIDWEAGGGRVLLPFLGGRLGDELTALRVDGDVLRYHEHAFPIREGTGELPLPELLDAQWYRLSWWRLARTELNYRRFFTISDLIGVRVEDPEVFDATHGKILQLLREGVVEGLRIDHPDGLADPGAYLRKLHEATGGRWTVVEKILADGEQLPAAWPVAGTTGYDALRHIDGVFVDPAGAGELLGQYRRFAAPPADRGGDWDATVRRAAYKVVTRELAAEVDRLTREATAICAADPALRDHAPWAVRTALRELLVRLEVYRPYVSGGAAPETVLTVRAAEEARAAFRVPEEAGTVGVVRDLALGRVGMAEGDLEGAVAGFRARFAQVASALRAKAVEDTAFYRHAPVLSAAEVGGAPERPAVSVEEFHAYCARVQRDWPYTGTVLTTHDTKRSADVRAGISVLTQCPGRWADLLVELTEQTARAGGACAPDQQVAWAAWQTAVGFGFPYDTRLQDALVKHVREAGLHTSWTEPNEAYEAAVGAFVEAGPCGPPLYEVASFAREVAPHVRANALGAALVHLTMPGVPDLYQGTEGEYRALVDPDNRRPARFQPQVLERLDARREPCDLSEEKLALTAVALRLRRRRPELFGDAGAYEPLVAGGPGAAHCVAFARGGEVVVAVTRLSSRLAEEGGWRETELPLPAGRWADLLVPGREFEGRVRVAELLAEWPVAVLERVREGGGGRASAASEGVV from the coding sequence ATGACACCAGAGCACTCCAGGCCCGCGGTGCCGCCTTCGCCGACCGCCACCTACCGGCTCCAGCTCCAGCCGGACTTCCCCTTCGCCGCCGCGGAGGCGGCCGTCCCGTACCTCGCCTCGCTCGGCGTCTCGCACCTGCACCTGTCGCCGGTGCTCGAGGCGGTGCCGGGGTCGACGCACGGCTACGACGTGGTGGACCACGCGCGCGTGCGGGACGAGCTGGGCGGTGAGGACGGGCTGCGGTCCTTGGCGCGTGTCGCCCGGGAGGCGGGGCTCGGCCTGGTCGTGGACATCGTGCCGAACCACATGGCGGCGGTGCCCCGGTACAACCGTGCGCTGTGGGAGGTGTTGCGCGAGGGGCCCGCCTCGCCGTACGCGCGCTGGTTCGACATCGACTGGGAGGCGGGCGGGGGGCGCGTCCTGCTGCCGTTCCTCGGGGGCAGGCTCGGGGACGAGCTGACGGCGCTGCGGGTCGACGGCGATGTGCTGCGCTATCACGAACACGCGTTCCCGATCCGTGAGGGCACCGGGGAGCTGCCGCTGCCCGAGCTGTTGGACGCCCAGTGGTACCGCCTGTCCTGGTGGCGGCTGGCCCGTACGGAGTTGAACTACCGGCGGTTCTTCACCATTTCGGATCTGATCGGGGTGCGGGTCGAGGACCCGGAGGTCTTCGACGCGACACACGGGAAGATCCTTCAGCTGTTGCGCGAGGGGGTCGTCGAGGGGCTGCGGATCGATCACCCGGACGGGCTCGCGGATCCGGGGGCGTATCTGCGGAAGCTGCACGAGGCGACGGGTGGGCGCTGGACGGTCGTGGAGAAGATCCTCGCCGACGGGGAGCAGCTGCCCGCCGCCTGGCCGGTGGCCGGAACCACCGGTTATGACGCGCTGCGTCACATCGACGGCGTCTTCGTCGATCCGGCGGGCGCCGGTGAGCTGCTCGGCCAGTACCGCCGCTTCGCCGCACCGCCGGCGGACCGGGGCGGTGACTGGGACGCGACGGTGCGCCGCGCCGCGTACAAGGTGGTCACGCGGGAACTGGCGGCCGAGGTCGACCGGCTGACGCGCGAGGCGACGGCGATCTGCGCGGCGGACCCCGCGCTGCGCGACCACGCGCCGTGGGCGGTGCGCACGGCGTTGCGGGAGCTGCTGGTGCGGCTTGAGGTGTACCGGCCGTACGTGTCCGGGGGCGCCGCTCCGGAGACGGTCCTGACGGTGCGGGCCGCGGAGGAGGCGCGGGCTGCTTTCCGTGTGCCCGAGGAGGCCGGGACGGTCGGTGTGGTCCGGGATCTGGCGCTGGGCCGGGTCGGCATGGCGGAGGGCGACCTGGAGGGCGCCGTCGCGGGGTTTCGGGCGCGGTTCGCGCAGGTGGCGTCGGCGTTGCGGGCCAAGGCCGTCGAGGACACCGCGTTCTACCGGCACGCTCCGGTCCTGTCGGCCGCGGAGGTGGGGGGCGCGCCCGAGCGTCCGGCGGTCTCGGTGGAGGAGTTCCACGCGTACTGTGCGCGGGTGCAGCGTGACTGGCCTTATACGGGCACGGTCCTGACGACGCATGACACCAAGCGCAGTGCCGATGTGCGGGCGGGCATCTCCGTCCTGACGCAGTGTCCGGGGCGCTGGGCGGACCTCTTGGTGGAGCTGACCGAGCAGACGGCGCGCGCGGGCGGGGCGTGCGCGCCGGACCAGCAGGTGGCGTGGGCGGCGTGGCAGACGGCGGTCGGTTTCGGCTTCCCCTATGACACGCGGTTGCAGGACGCGCTGGTGAAGCATGTGCGGGAGGCTGGTCTGCACACCAGCTGGACCGAGCCGAACGAGGCGTACGAGGCGGCGGTGGGCGCCTTCGTGGAGGCGGGCCCGTGCGGGCCGCCGCTGTACGAGGTGGCGTCGTTCGCGCGGGAGGTGGCGCCCCATGTGCGGGCCAACGCCCTGGGGGCCGCGCTCGTGCATCTGACCATGCCGGGGGTGCCCGACCTCTATCAGGGGACGGAGGGCGAGTACCGCGCGCTGGTCGATCCGGACAACCGGCGTCCCGCGCGCTTCCAGCCGCAAGTCCTTGAGCGGCTCGACGCGCGGCGGGAGCCCTGCGATCTGTCGGAGGAGAAGCTGGCGCTCACGGCGGTGGCGCTGCGGTTGCGGAGGCGGCGCCCGGAGCTGTTCGGGGACGCGGGGGCGTACGAGCCGCTGGTGGCCGGGGGGCCGGGTGCCGCGCACTGTGTGGCGTTCGCGCGGGGCGGGGAGGTCGTGGTGGCGGTGACGCGGTTGTCGTCGCGTCTCGCGGAGGAGGGGGGCTGGCGGGAGACGGAGCTGCCGCTTCCGGCGGGGCGGTGGGCCGATCTGCTCGTTCCCGGCCGGGAGTTCGAGGGGCGGGTGCGGGTGGCGGAGCTGCTCGCCGAGTGGCCGGTGGCGGTGCTGGAGCGGGTCCGGGAAGGGGGCGGGGGGCGCGCGTCGGCGGCTTCCGAGGGGGTGGTCTGA
- the treZ gene encoding malto-oligosyltrehalose trehalohydrolase, with the protein MRFEVWAPEAEQVTLECAGTARALERDGGRAGWWTGDAAAQDGTRYGFSLDGGPLLPDPRARRQPDGPDGLSAVVDHERYVWREPWAGRGVREAVLYELHVGTYTREGTLDAAAARLGHLAELGVTHVELMPLCPFPGRHGWGYEGVSLWAVHEPYGGPEALKRFVDTAHGHGLGVVLDVVHNHLGPSGNYLPAFGPYFTERHQTPWGAAVNLDAPGSDEVRAYLIGSALAWLRDYRLDGLRLDAVHALKDTRALHFLEELAASVDSLAEQLGRPLFLIGESDLGDPRIVTPRAKGGIGLHAQWNDDFHHALHTALTGESQGYYADFARAPLAALGKTMTRGFFHDGTYSSFRGRCHGRPVDRARTPAHRFLGYAQTHDQIGNRAQGDRLSAALTPGLLACAATLTLMGPFTPMLFMGEEWGATTPWQFFTDHTDPELAEAVRRGRRREFAEHGWAEEDIPDPQDPATRERSCLDWSQPASGHHARLLAWHRELISLRRARADLMDPDLAAVRVAYDEQARWFAFRRGDLKIAVNLGKGPAAVPLGHNHARILAAAGRGCRRARAA; encoded by the coding sequence GTGAGGTTCGAAGTGTGGGCGCCGGAGGCCGAGCAGGTCACGCTGGAGTGCGCGGGCACCGCGCGGGCACTGGAGCGCGACGGTGGGCGCGCGGGCTGGTGGACCGGGGACGCGGCGGCGCAGGACGGCACGCGGTACGGGTTCTCGCTGGACGGCGGCCCTCTCCTGCCCGATCCGCGTGCGCGCCGCCAGCCGGACGGCCCCGACGGGCTCAGCGCGGTCGTCGACCACGAGCGGTACGTGTGGCGGGAGCCGTGGGCCGGACGCGGTGTGCGGGAGGCGGTGCTGTACGAACTGCATGTGGGGACGTACACCCGCGAGGGCACGCTCGACGCGGCGGCGGCCCGGCTCGGGCATCTCGCGGAGCTCGGCGTCACGCATGTGGAGCTGATGCCGCTGTGCCCCTTCCCGGGGCGGCACGGCTGGGGGTACGAGGGGGTGTCGCTGTGGGCGGTCCACGAGCCGTACGGCGGGCCCGAGGCGCTGAAGAGATTCGTCGACACGGCGCACGGCCACGGTCTCGGCGTGGTCCTCGACGTCGTCCACAACCACCTGGGCCCCTCGGGCAACTACCTCCCCGCGTTCGGCCCGTACTTCACGGAGAGGCACCAGACGCCGTGGGGCGCGGCCGTGAACCTGGACGCGCCGGGTTCGGACGAGGTGCGCGCGTACCTGATCGGCAGCGCGCTGGCCTGGCTGCGCGACTACCGCCTGGACGGGCTGCGGCTCGACGCGGTGCACGCGCTGAAGGACACGCGGGCGCTCCACTTCCTCGAGGAACTGGCCGCGTCCGTCGACTCGTTGGCGGAACAGCTGGGCAGGCCGCTGTTCCTGATCGGCGAGTCCGACCTGGGCGACCCCCGGATCGTCACCCCGCGCGCGAAGGGCGGCATCGGTCTGCACGCGCAGTGGAACGACGACTTCCACCACGCGCTGCACACCGCGCTCACCGGCGAGTCGCAGGGCTACTACGCGGATTTCGCGCGGGCTCCGCTGGCCGCGCTCGGCAAGACGATGACGCGCGGCTTCTTCCACGACGGGACGTACTCGTCGTTCCGCGGCCGCTGCCACGGCCGCCCGGTGGACCGCGCGCGAACGCCCGCCCACCGCTTCCTCGGCTATGCCCAGACCCACGACCAGATCGGCAACCGCGCGCAGGGCGACCGGCTCTCCGCGGCCCTCACCCCCGGGCTGCTCGCCTGCGCGGCCACGCTCACGCTCATGGGCCCCTTCACGCCGATGCTGTTCATGGGCGAGGAGTGGGGGGCCACGACGCCCTGGCAGTTCTTCACGGACCACACCGATCCCGAGCTCGCCGAGGCCGTGCGGCGGGGCAGGCGGCGGGAGTTCGCGGAGCACGGCTGGGCGGAGGAGGACATTCCGGACCCGCAGGACCCGGCCACCCGCGAGCGGTCCTGCCTGGACTGGTCACAGCCGGCGTCGGGCCACCACGCGCGCCTGCTCGCCTGGCACCGCGAGCTGATCTCCCTGCGCCGCGCCCGCGCCGACCTGATGGATCCCGACCTGGCGGCGGTGCGGGTCGCGTACGACGAGCAGGCGCGCTGGTTCGCGTTCCGGCGCGGGGACCTGAAGATCGCCGTGAACCTCGGCAAGGGGCCCGCGGCCGTCCCGCTGGGCCACAACCACGCGCGTATCCTCGCCGCCGCCGGACGCGGATGCCGTCGTGCGCGCGCCGCGTAG
- a CDS encoding DUF1707 and FHA domain-containing protein, whose translation MTSSFEFSTYPARVTDTERDRALDALKEGAAVGRLSHDTFLRRMELVLAARRPDELSALTADLRTEGRWSRMVLGGVGAVSGFTMKLRRAWQAERLPKLLLPSPDSPHSLRIGRDPANGLRLSHDTVSRVHAELRRQGGMWVLRDLGSTNGTTVNGRRVTGAALVQDGDLVSFGRMAFRLAVS comes from the coding sequence GTGACATCCTCTTTCGAGTTCTCCACGTACCCCGCGCGGGTGACGGACACCGAGCGCGACCGGGCGCTGGACGCACTCAAGGAGGGCGCGGCCGTCGGGCGGCTCTCGCACGACACCTTCCTGCGGCGCATGGAACTCGTACTCGCCGCGCGCAGGCCCGACGAGCTGTCCGCCCTCACCGCCGACCTGCGGACCGAGGGACGCTGGTCACGCATGGTGCTCGGCGGTGTGGGAGCGGTCTCCGGGTTCACGATGAAGCTGCGCAGGGCCTGGCAGGCCGAACGGCTGCCGAAGCTGCTGCTGCCCTCGCCCGACAGCCCCCACTCGCTGCGGATAGGCCGCGACCCCGCCAACGGCCTGCGGCTCAGCCACGACACGGTCTCCCGCGTACACGCCGAACTGCGCAGGCAGGGCGGCATGTGGGTGCTGCGCGACCTCGGCTCCACCAACGGCACGACCGTGAACGGCCGCAGGGTGACCGGCGCCGCCCTCGTCCAGGACGGCGACCTCGTGAGCTTCGGCCGGATGGCCTTCCGACTCGCCGTGAGCTGA